A portion of the Bdellovibrio bacteriovorus genome contains these proteins:
- a CDS encoding dehydrogenase: MKSSYRIAEISFGRPSWDTAYEFEFEGKNFEVQRFGTNFSVEAFQKLIESLRSQVDAFALTSLPPVIRLDQKSYVHRQYLDIMGTPSPVPLCDGTGLREVSNITSLIQKMESGEIDPERGIFFPAAMFSTELEEYIRARYPKSIYFGDAYSLLGIPILLQPFKGLKTLSKLALNVANLKDLRSNTPLAETKLQKLSRSSLAAQVENVQYVFCDLPFLLLFDSSTEFVRGKDLVIWSCHPKMEEEARKFSPRSITNLIPEKYRIHPCMNYSVLDATLRLARGRTAPLSIEEWEQVLAQDVDIRHVARKYVMSRQASTQAKISKSVNTLKNKILNQKEPDFAFVVHALSHDDFLRVPGLSLLKHMPKEWNNRFDRVASNAPAFVWGHVKHIMSKETGQEINGIIYTLPATPKVLKESDPEEIYQKIQGLCYDAANRGAKMIGLGAYTKIVGDQGITINQNSPIPVTTGNSLSAAATLWALRDVVIKMNLLKISPESGLVDGMAMVVGATGSIGQVSAKLLSMVFNRLTLVAPRMNRLLELRAEIEKISPNCKVIVSTDANELAGEADAVVTATSAFDHKIIDVMRLKPGAVVCDCSRPLDFDKDDAKKRPDVLIIESGEVVLPGPVELTCDLGLPGKTVYACLAETALLTMEKRYEPFTMGRDIEWDKVKQIYKMARRHGVELAAIQGHMGIITDREIELTRQLALSKRKK; encoded by the coding sequence ATGAAAAGTTCGTATCGTATCGCTGAGATTAGTTTCGGCCGTCCTTCTTGGGATACCGCTTACGAATTTGAATTCGAGGGGAAAAACTTTGAAGTGCAGCGATTCGGTACAAATTTTTCCGTTGAAGCTTTTCAAAAGCTGATCGAATCTTTGCGCAGTCAAGTGGATGCCTTTGCGTTGACAAGCTTGCCGCCGGTGATTCGCTTAGATCAGAAAAGTTACGTGCATCGCCAGTACTTAGATATTATGGGAACTCCTTCGCCGGTGCCATTGTGTGACGGGACAGGATTGCGTGAGGTTTCTAATATCACCTCCTTGATTCAAAAAATGGAATCAGGGGAAATTGATCCCGAACGGGGTATTTTCTTTCCGGCGGCGATGTTTTCCACCGAGCTTGAAGAATACATCCGCGCTCGTTATCCGAAATCCATTTATTTCGGGGATGCCTATTCACTCTTGGGCATTCCCATTTTGTTGCAGCCCTTTAAAGGTTTAAAGACTCTTTCAAAGCTCGCGCTGAATGTCGCCAATCTTAAAGACTTGCGCAGTAATACACCTTTAGCTGAAACCAAGCTGCAAAAATTAAGTCGTTCTTCTTTGGCCGCTCAGGTTGAAAACGTGCAGTATGTTTTTTGTGATTTGCCATTTTTACTTTTATTTGATTCCTCGACGGAATTTGTGCGCGGTAAAGATTTAGTTATTTGGTCTTGCCATCCCAAGATGGAAGAAGAAGCCCGCAAGTTTTCCCCGCGCAGTATCACAAACTTAATCCCTGAAAAGTACCGTATTCATCCTTGCATGAACTATTCGGTCTTAGATGCGACGCTGCGTCTGGCTCGGGGTCGGACGGCTCCGTTAAGTATTGAAGAGTGGGAACAGGTTTTAGCGCAGGATGTGGATATCCGCCATGTGGCTCGCAAATATGTGATGAGTCGCCAGGCGTCGACCCAAGCCAAGATTTCTAAAAGTGTTAACACGCTTAAGAATAAAATCTTAAATCAAAAAGAACCGGATTTTGCTTTCGTCGTGCATGCACTTTCACATGACGACTTTTTACGAGTGCCAGGTCTTTCGCTGCTCAAGCACATGCCGAAAGAATGGAATAATAGGTTTGATCGCGTGGCGTCCAATGCTCCGGCTTTTGTTTGGGGGCATGTGAAGCATATCATGAGCAAAGAAACGGGACAGGAAATCAACGGCATTATTTATACTTTGCCAGCGACGCCCAAAGTTTTAAAAGAATCTGATCCGGAAGAAATTTATCAAAAGATCCAAGGCCTTTGTTACGATGCCGCGAATCGCGGAGCTAAAATGATTGGCCTTGGCGCTTATACCAAAATCGTGGGCGATCAAGGTATCACCATCAATCAGAACAGTCCGATTCCGGTAACGACCGGAAACAGCTTAAGTGCCGCCGCGACCTTGTGGGCGTTGCGTGATGTTGTTATTAAAATGAACCTGCTTAAGATTTCTCCGGAATCAGGATTGGTCGACGGCATGGCGATGGTGGTCGGGGCCACGGGCTCTATCGGCCAAGTTTCGGCCAAGCTTTTGTCGATGGTCTTTAATAGACTGACCTTGGTGGCGCCAAGAATGAATCGTTTGTTAGAACTTCGCGCTGAAATCGAAAAAATTTCGCCGAACTGCAAAGTCATCGTTTCCACCGACGCCAATGAGCTTGCGGGTGAGGCTGACGCGGTTGTGACGGCCACTTCGGCCTTTGATCATAAAATTATTGATGTGATGCGCTTAAAACCAGGGGCGGTGGTCTGTGATTGCTCACGACCTTTGGATTTTGATAAAGACGATGCGAAAAAACGCCCGGATGTTTTAATTATTGAATCGGGTGAGGTGGTTTTGCCAGGGCCGGTGGAGTTGACGTGTGACTTAGGGCTTCCGGGTAAGACAGTCTATGCTTGCTTAGCGGAAACGGCCTTGTTAACAATGGAAAAACGTTATGAGCCCTTTACCATGGGACGTGATATCGAGTGGGACAAGGTGAAGCAGATCTATAAAATGGCTCGCAGGCATGGCGTGGAATTAGCCGCGATCCAAGGTCATATGGGTATTATCACGGATCGAGAAATCGAACTGACTCGACAGTTGGCCCTTTCGAAAAGAAAAAAATAA
- a CDS encoding outer membrane lipoprotein-sorting protein — protein sequence MKALIFATLIILTNAAASANPNEWVKKADDIRNPADSFEMQIKVETSENTSVFQVYLQGQDKTLIVTKEPARDKGRNMLMLDRDFNAYVPNLKRSMRLSLAQKLSGQVANGDISRTRWYGDYEATKIGETQDEVQLFLKGTKDNLTYAAINLWLKKGNFQPIRAEYLGLNGKTVLKRAFFEDYKNIAGAVRPTTLRIEDTNKQVSHIRILKMGKKDYPSSFFTVRNMESMK from the coding sequence ATGAAGGCATTGATTTTTGCAACTTTGATTATACTTACAAATGCCGCGGCTTCTGCCAACCCCAATGAATGGGTGAAAAAGGCCGATGATATTCGTAATCCAGCAGATTCTTTTGAAATGCAGATCAAGGTTGAAACCAGTGAAAACACTTCGGTGTTTCAAGTTTATTTGCAAGGGCAAGATAAAACTTTGATTGTTACCAAAGAGCCCGCTCGCGACAAGGGTCGCAATATGTTGATGCTGGATCGCGATTTTAATGCCTATGTTCCGAATTTAAAAAGATCCATGCGTTTGTCTTTAGCGCAAAAACTCTCTGGCCAAGTGGCCAACGGCGATATTTCGCGCACGCGCTGGTATGGTGACTATGAGGCGACTAAAATTGGTGAAACTCAAGATGAAGTTCAGCTTTTCTTAAAAGGTACTAAGGACAATTTAACTTATGCGGCCATTAATTTGTGGCTTAAAAAGGGAAACTTTCAGCCGATCCGCGCGGAATATTTGGGACTTAATGGTAAAACAGTTTTAAAACGCGCTTTCTTTGAAGACTATAAAAATATCGCTGGCGCGGTTCGTCCGACGACATTACGAATCGAAGACACCAATAAACAAGTCAGTCATATCCGTATTTTGAAAATGGGAAAAAAGGACTATCCAAGTTCTTTCTTTACCGTGCGTAATATGGAAAGCATGAAGTAG
- a CDS encoding SDR family oxidoreductase, translating to MNRPRILVTGGTGFLGKRVIPLLREKFEVDVLSRSGTTEVQGDLTQWNAGLNLPALSKKNYALMLHMSGLYDLMKPKADCTLQNVSAMGTALKVADLLKIPYFLSTSTVAAAINSSLNLVKPYDLNFTKPFPDAYSESKAWGEQVLQNWSSMNIKGRINLRLGVLVGDTKKGEIDRIDGPYYAAEAFKKIRQLIEHMPTPIPLPGSEKTRLPFVPVDVAADAIVKFCEWTLSTEPGGYWSYHITPTEGASVTELYSSALKKLAIPNKGVLLVDQLPEALTLKISKVVAKFPEEQLHYLLHFPLYDTTPTREILGDRWCPEFSSYANTFWSGYEKFVSYR from the coding sequence GTGAATCGACCGCGCATCCTGGTCACGGGTGGGACTGGTTTTCTAGGAAAAAGAGTCATTCCTTTACTTCGTGAAAAATTCGAAGTCGATGTGCTATCACGATCGGGCACGACTGAAGTCCAGGGTGATCTTACGCAGTGGAACGCAGGTTTAAATTTACCGGCACTTTCTAAAAAGAATTATGCCTTGATGTTACATATGTCAGGTTTGTATGACTTGATGAAACCGAAAGCGGATTGCACTTTGCAAAATGTTTCGGCTATGGGAACGGCTTTAAAGGTCGCGGATCTTTTAAAAATTCCGTATTTTTTAAGTACTAGCACGGTGGCGGCGGCCATTAACTCTTCATTGAATTTAGTAAAGCCCTATGACTTGAATTTCACGAAGCCCTTTCCGGATGCTTATTCTGAATCTAAAGCCTGGGGTGAACAAGTTTTACAAAATTGGTCCTCGATGAATATAAAAGGGCGCATCAATCTGCGCTTAGGTGTTTTAGTAGGTGATACTAAAAAGGGTGAAATCGATCGTATTGATGGCCCTTACTATGCAGCAGAAGCCTTTAAAAAAATTCGTCAGTTGATTGAACATATGCCGACACCGATTCCGCTACCAGGCAGTGAGAAAACGCGTTTGCCTTTTGTGCCAGTGGATGTCGCGGCGGACGCTATTGTAAAATTCTGTGAGTGGACCTTGTCGACAGAGCCCGGCGGATACTGGAGTTATCATATCACTCCAACCGAAGGCGCCTCGGTCACGGAACTTTATTCGTCAGCTTTGAAAAAACTTGCGATCCCGAACAAAGGGGTTCTGCTGGTGGATCAATTGCCAGAAGCTTTGACTTTGAAAATTTCCAAAGTAGTGGCGAAGTTTCCTGAAGAACAGCTGCATTATCTTTTGCATTTTCCTTTATACGATACGACTCCGACCCGCGAGATCTTAGGGGATCGCTGGTGTCCGGAATTTAGCAGTTACGCCAACACTTTCTGGAGCGGTTATGAAAAGTTCGTATCGTATCGCTGA
- a CDS encoding NAD(+)/NADH kinase produces MSSPKSRTSKLVLPEGSAIALVYRLETAQAVSLAKKVADHLKEKNFKVLTGPEQKLIPGTKAAKTKDLNDVKLIIVLGGDGTYLRAVRMLEGRNVPILGFNMGSLGFLTAHSAESTFAIIEKTLAGKMVLRPRSMLVAKINRKGKTRGEYHALNDVVIERGSMSQLINTAIYSEKFLVSEVKADGFIVASPSGSTAYNLAAGGPILHPESPVFVVTPVAPHSLTSRPLIFPDDRELSFKLDAKKTQKAHFIVDGQKMTEITPDDEVVLTRSCYDHWMVREPDHNYFHLLREKLKFGDRS; encoded by the coding sequence ATGTCTAGCCCTAAAAGTCGTACCAGCAAACTGGTGCTTCCCGAAGGAAGCGCCATCGCTTTGGTGTACCGCCTAGAAACAGCTCAGGCGGTTTCTTTAGCGAAAAAGGTTGCCGATCACTTGAAAGAAAAAAACTTTAAAGTGCTCACCGGCCCTGAACAGAAGCTGATTCCGGGAACGAAGGCGGCTAAAACCAAAGACCTTAACGATGTAAAACTGATCATCGTCTTAGGGGGGGATGGAACTTATTTGCGGGCCGTGCGAATGCTGGAAGGCAGAAATGTTCCGATTCTCGGCTTTAACATGGGCTCATTGGGCTTTTTAACCGCGCACAGTGCCGAATCGACTTTTGCTATTATCGAAAAAACATTAGCGGGAAAAATGGTTTTGCGCCCACGCTCGATGCTGGTCGCAAAAATCAATCGTAAGGGAAAAACTCGTGGTGAATACCACGCCTTGAATGACGTGGTGATTGAAAGAGGCTCAATGTCTCAGTTGATCAACACGGCGATTTATTCAGAAAAGTTTTTAGTCAGCGAAGTGAAGGCCGATGGTTTTATCGTTGCCAGCCCTTCGGGTTCAACGGCTTACAACTTAGCGGCCGGGGGACCGATCTTGCATCCAGAGTCGCCGGTGTTTGTAGTAACCCCCGTGGCTCCGCACAGCCTGACTTCGCGTCCTTTGATTTTCCCGGATGACAGAGAGCTTTCATTTAAGCTTGATGCCAAGAAAACGCAGAAGGCGCATTTTATCGTGGACGGACAAAAGATGACGGAAATCACCCCCGATGACGAAGTAGTATTGACTCGCTCATGCTATGATCACTGGATGGTGCGCGAACCCGATCATAATTACTTCCACTTGCTGCGAGAGAAATTAAAATTCGGAGATCGTTCTTAG
- a CDS encoding M3 family metallopeptidase — MNTTNPLLKPFTAKDQAIPFDQIKVEHYVPAIEEAIKVAKDNIAKIKATTAAPNFENTILALEASTELVDMAGGIYGNLEIANADEALQALAKDIYPKITALSSDISLDDEIFRRVKTVYDNRNSMNLNPEQLRLLEKTYLSFSRNGALLNATDKETLRQIDQEMSVLGPKYSENVLKATNSFEMILDKKEDVEGLPEGALEGAAAMAEAKGHKGKWLFNLQIPSYLPFLTYAKNRALREKMWRAYASRAFKGDFDNQSNVLKIVELRAKRAKLLGFNTHADFVLAERMAKNPQTVNDFLSKLLTASRDAGKRDLAEVAEYAKKLDGIKDLQPWDFGYYSEKLKEEKYAFNEEDLRPYFQLEKVVDGVFAHAKKLYGLTFKENKDIPVYHPEVKAYEIYEEKTGKYMGLFYTDYFPRETKKGGAWMTQFRGQGLIGGEMKRPHVSIVCNFTKPTPTKPSLLSYDEVRTLFHEFGHALHGMLSECTYQSLSGTNVYWDFVELPSQIMENWVGEKEGLDLFARHYQTNEPMPADLIQKLKASQKFQAGYASCRQLQFAMMDMAWHTTDPSTIKDVDAFEEKATANTRLFPKLDGVNSSVSFSHIFAGGYSAGYYSYKWAEVLDADAFEYFKEKGLFNEEVAKKFKENILSRGGTEHPMELYKKFRGREPDTNALLRRDGLI, encoded by the coding sequence ATGAACACGACCAATCCTCTCTTAAAACCCTTCACCGCCAAAGACCAAGCGATCCCCTTTGATCAGATCAAAGTAGAACACTATGTTCCCGCCATTGAAGAAGCCATCAAAGTGGCCAAAGATAATATCGCAAAAATCAAAGCCACTACGGCGGCTCCTAATTTTGAAAATACCATTCTCGCTCTAGAAGCTTCCACGGAGCTTGTTGATATGGCTGGCGGAATTTATGGAAACCTTGAGATCGCCAACGCCGATGAGGCCTTGCAAGCTTTGGCCAAAGATATTTACCCAAAAATCACCGCTCTTTCTTCCGACATTTCTTTGGATGACGAAATCTTTAGGCGCGTAAAAACAGTTTATGACAATCGCAATTCGATGAACCTAAATCCCGAACAACTTCGCTTGTTAGAAAAAACTTATTTGTCTTTTTCTCGCAACGGGGCTTTGTTAAATGCGACGGACAAAGAAACTCTTCGTCAGATCGATCAAGAGATGTCTGTCCTTGGACCCAAATATTCAGAGAATGTTTTAAAAGCGACAAACTCATTTGAAATGATCTTGGATAAAAAAGAAGACGTGGAAGGCTTGCCTGAAGGGGCTCTTGAAGGAGCTGCCGCCATGGCCGAAGCCAAAGGTCACAAAGGCAAATGGCTTTTCAATTTGCAAATCCCCAGCTATCTGCCTTTCTTGACGTACGCGAAAAATCGCGCGCTTCGCGAAAAGATGTGGAGAGCTTATGCTTCTCGCGCCTTTAAAGGCGACTTTGACAACCAAAGCAATGTCTTAAAGATTGTCGAACTTCGTGCCAAACGCGCGAAGCTTTTGGGCTTTAACACGCATGCGGATTTCGTTTTAGCTGAGCGCATGGCTAAAAACCCGCAAACGGTGAATGATTTCTTAAGCAAACTTTTAACGGCTTCCAGAGATGCCGGTAAACGTGACCTGGCAGAGGTGGCGGAATACGCTAAGAAACTTGACGGCATTAAAGATCTTCAACCTTGGGATTTCGGATATTACTCTGAAAAATTAAAAGAAGAAAAATACGCTTTCAATGAAGAAGACTTGCGCCCGTATTTCCAACTTGAAAAAGTGGTTGATGGAGTTTTTGCGCACGCTAAAAAACTTTACGGTTTGACGTTCAAAGAAAACAAAGACATCCCCGTCTATCATCCCGAAGTCAAAGCTTACGAGATTTACGAAGAAAAAACGGGCAAGTACATGGGCTTGTTCTATACGGACTACTTCCCGCGCGAGACCAAAAAAGGGGGCGCTTGGATGACTCAGTTCCGAGGCCAAGGACTCATCGGTGGCGAAATGAAACGCCCGCATGTCAGCATCGTTTGTAACTTCACAAAACCAACGCCGACGAAGCCGTCCCTTTTAAGCTATGATGAAGTTCGTACTTTGTTCCATGAGTTCGGTCATGCCTTGCACGGGATGCTTTCAGAGTGTACGTATCAATCTTTAAGCGGCACGAATGTGTACTGGGATTTTGTCGAACTTCCATCACAAATCATGGAAAACTGGGTCGGCGAAAAAGAAGGTTTGGATTTATTTGCTCGTCATTATCAAACCAACGAACCCATGCCCGCAGACCTGATCCAAAAACTAAAAGCATCGCAAAAATTCCAAGCGGGTTATGCTTCTTGCCGTCAGTTGCAATTTGCGATGATGGATATGGCATGGCACACGACGGATCCTTCAACAATCAAGGACGTCGATGCGTTTGAAGAAAAAGCGACGGCCAACACCCGCCTGTTCCCTAAGTTGGACGGCGTGAACTCTTCGGTCAGCTTTAGTCATATTTTTGCCGGTGGTTACTCTGCCGGATATTACTCTTACAAATGGGCGGAAGTTTTAGATGCCGATGCGTTTGAGTACTTTAAAGAAAAAGGTCTTTTTAATGAAGAAGTGGCTAAGAAGTTTAAAGAAAACATCTTAAGCCGTGGCGGCACCGAGCATCCAATGGAGTTGTACAAAAAATTCCGCGGACGTGAACCAGATACAAATGCCCTTCTTCGTCGTGACGGATTGATTTAA
- a CDS encoding ABC transporter permease, with protein MFELCKIAWRNLFRNPRRTLASLCTVAFGASGLLIYQGFNTGVMNQYRENVIHGYYGYGQVFPKNYFGKVHETPWKQWFENPEQVEKDIRSSSAVTEVFPRVSFFSFIVKGGTTLGGKGEGVIPEREGKFFTELNFIEGHDLQGPDEIILGKGLAESIDAKVGDTVTLLTQTVNAQLNGADLKVAGIFFTGKKVIDDAFYRLDLKQAQQLLDTNRVEMFALATKGVDSWAQAEKEIHQANPNVEAVPFEILDKNYYQNSVDFLNAQFAFIRSIILVIVAMGIFNVISTGLLERAGEMGALRANGEKRSRLFKILVIENALLGILGGFLGVCLAILVDKTLLVKGILMPPAPGITRQFIIFLDIQPSHFTQALLLPMAATIIASLWPIMKLLKKSIPDLLRST; from the coding sequence ATGTTTGAACTCTGCAAAATTGCCTGGCGCAATCTTTTTCGCAACCCTCGCCGGACGCTGGCCAGCCTTTGCACCGTGGCTTTCGGTGCTTCAGGATTATTAATTTATCAAGGATTTAATACTGGCGTGATGAATCAATACCGCGAAAATGTCATTCATGGATATTACGGCTATGGCCAGGTTTTCCCAAAAAATTACTTCGGCAAAGTGCATGAGACACCGTGGAAGCAGTGGTTTGAAAATCCTGAACAGGTGGAAAAAGACATTCGCTCTTCGAGTGCGGTGACGGAAGTCTTCCCGCGAGTGTCTTTTTTCTCTTTCATCGTGAAAGGCGGAACCACCTTAGGGGGCAAAGGGGAAGGCGTCATTCCGGAACGTGAAGGCAAGTTTTTTACAGAGCTCAACTTTATCGAAGGTCACGACTTACAGGGCCCGGATGAAATCATCTTGGGTAAAGGTTTAGCCGAAAGTATCGATGCGAAAGTCGGCGACACAGTAACGCTTTTAACCCAAACCGTGAATGCCCAGCTCAATGGCGCGGATTTAAAAGTAGCCGGCATTTTTTTTACTGGAAAAAAAGTGATTGATGATGCCTTTTACCGCTTAGATTTAAAACAAGCTCAGCAGCTTTTAGATACAAACCGTGTTGAGATGTTTGCGCTCGCGACCAAAGGGGTCGACTCTTGGGCCCAAGCGGAAAAAGAAATTCATCAGGCCAATCCCAATGTCGAAGCCGTGCCTTTTGAAATTCTGGATAAAAACTATTATCAAAACTCAGTGGATTTTTTAAATGCGCAGTTTGCATTCATTCGTTCGATCATTTTGGTGATTGTGGCGATGGGGATTTTCAATGTGATTTCGACCGGTCTTTTAGAGAGGGCGGGCGAAATGGGTGCCCTTCGTGCGAACGGAGAAAAACGCTCACGCTTATTTAAAATCTTAGTGATTGAAAATGCATTGTTGGGAATCTTAGGTGGTTTCCTTGGCGTGTGCTTAGCGATCTTGGTTGATAAAACTCTTTTAGTAAAAGGGATTTTGATGCCACCGGCTCCGGGTATCACTCGGCAGTTTATAATCTTCTTAGACATCCAACCAAGCCACTTTACTCAAGCGCTGTTATTACCAATGGCGGCGACGATCATCGCGAGTCTGTGGCCTATTATGAAGCTCTTAAAAAAATCGATTCCCGATTTGCTCCGTTCGACGTAA
- a CDS encoding diacylglycerol/lipid kinase family protein produces MRVSVLINSKAGSVNADLIEAKVRDSLFRCDLRFCRPTSLGEMDDFLHEELNQKTDYLIVCGGDGTINVVLQSMMKYKDTHVLPPLALVRSGTANDLAHAIGVSTRVDYAVRNIFEGVEKKIDVIEISSGEEKAYMLTNGGLGMPAKAAELANRFRGHLQALASTPSTRKAFQFIAEKSYHAVKKMGPAVYSMMSAEAIRTWNPEGWGLEVSIPGKRSFQTSSPIVLVNNQKTIGKGFFPAPFTSNSDGTVNLLLSETKTIPQHTMAALQIRRGTTEKSPIFKSFELKEFSLKSQNPERTLTFFGDGEILLKDVQEIKIRCIHHGLPVMVRP; encoded by the coding sequence ATGAGAGTGTCGGTACTGATCAATTCTAAAGCCGGGTCTGTGAACGCAGACTTGATCGAGGCGAAGGTGAGAGACTCCCTTTTTCGCTGCGATTTACGCTTTTGCCGACCCACTTCGTTAGGCGAAATGGATGACTTTCTTCACGAAGAGTTGAATCAAAAAACGGACTATCTGATCGTTTGCGGCGGCGATGGCACTATCAACGTGGTTTTGCAATCGATGATGAAATACAAAGACACTCACGTGCTTCCACCTTTGGCCTTAGTACGCTCGGGCACGGCCAACGATCTCGCTCACGCCATCGGTGTTTCCACGCGAGTGGATTATGCGGTTCGCAATATCTTTGAAGGTGTTGAGAAAAAAATCGATGTGATCGAGATTTCTTCAGGGGAAGAAAAAGCTTACATGCTCACTAACGGTGGCTTAGGTATGCCCGCGAAGGCGGCCGAGCTTGCAAATCGTTTTCGTGGTCACTTGCAAGCACTGGCCAGCACGCCTTCGACGCGTAAGGCATTTCAATTTATTGCCGAAAAAAGTTATCACGCCGTTAAAAAAATGGGCCCCGCGGTTTATTCCATGATGAGTGCCGAGGCGATTCGTACTTGGAACCCAGAAGGCTGGGGACTTGAGGTCAGTATCCCTGGTAAACGCAGTTTTCAAACGTCCTCGCCGATCGTATTGGTTAATAATCAAAAAACCATCGGCAAAGGTTTCTTTCCGGCCCCATTTACTTCGAATAGTGATGGCACCGTTAATTTACTTTTATCTGAAACTAAAACGATTCCACAGCACACGATGGCGGCTTTACAGATCCGTCGTGGTACTACTGAAAAGTCGCCTATTTTTAAATCTTTTGAGTTGAAAGAATTCAGTCTAAAGAGCCAGAATCCAGAGCGAACTTTGACTTTTTTTGGAGATGGCGAGATCCTTCTGAAGGACGTTCAAGAAATCAAAATCCGCTGTATTCATCACGGTTTGCCTGTGATGGTTCGTCCTTAG
- a CDS encoding ABC transporter ATP-binding protein → MSALYRLKGLQYSYLWNKQQVPVLKGIDLELESGCFACIVGPSGTGKTTLLNLLGLIDSPSQGQIEFAGQDVTTLEEKHKEDLRLHKVGFIFQAFYLIPTLTVIENTSYFLPSLGYSTGDAHKTAMETLDLLGLADHANKKPLELSGGQRQRVAIARAIAKKPAVVLADEPTANLDSVTAEKTINAFKELQRSANTSFIFSTHDSHLVSFAKSVYRMKDGQIEKGS, encoded by the coding sequence ATGAGTGCTCTGTATCGTTTAAAGGGACTGCAGTATTCTTATCTGTGGAATAAGCAACAGGTGCCCGTTTTAAAGGGCATTGATCTTGAACTTGAGTCGGGTTGCTTTGCCTGCATCGTCGGTCCTAGTGGTACGGGCAAAACCACATTGCTCAACCTTTTGGGTTTGATTGATTCTCCTTCGCAAGGGCAGATTGAATTTGCGGGCCAAGATGTGACCACTTTAGAAGAAAAGCATAAAGAAGATCTGCGTTTGCATAAGGTCGGATTTATTTTTCAAGCTTTCTATTTGATTCCCACATTAACAGTGATTGAAAATACGTCTTACTTTTTGCCCTCTTTAGGCTATTCGACCGGTGACGCACATAAAACGGCGATGGAAACTTTGGATCTTTTGGGGTTGGCAGATCACGCCAATAAAAAACCTTTAGAGCTTTCCGGCGGGCAACGGCAACGCGTGGCCATTGCCCGCGCCATTGCTAAAAAGCCCGCGGTGGTTTTAGCCGACGAGCCGACAGCGAATTTAGATTCCGTGACGGCAGAAAAAACCATCAATGCATTTAAAGAACTGCAAAGAAGCGCCAACACCAGTTTTATTTTTTCAACTCATGACTCCCATCTGGTCAGTTTTGCGAAGTCTGTTTATCGCATGAAAGACGGACAGATAGAGAAGGGAAGTTAA
- a CDS encoding DUF3419 family protein — protein MAKEYFSDLNYTLANEDTRVEWELLPANVDRVFSIAGSGARCLPLLAKKPKNLDVIDMSVSQLYLCELRLQAMKNLSYGEYLFLMGYRGALQGGPNEGDDREALYRRLKLSPEATAYWNERVKGWKPKGFILLGRWESHFQKIGVLFRDYLKCDFTKIFETQSLAEQAEAYEKYWPKLRWNSFIRVVASEYVFNKFLYKGHFSGKSDHRTEQRPPSQFIMEEFERIFKTQLVRKNYFMQILFLGKIAYEEGLPLEAHEDVVEAVKKSKTEIRYLHGNLLEELPKHAYDFISLSDTISYLPQQEANQILQRLHPDTKSGSQMVIRSFMRAPTAMDLKSWQELVDKNMWAQNLDGTGVYQFHIFKKN, from the coding sequence ATGGCAAAAGAATATTTTTCGGATCTGAACTACACATTGGCCAACGAAGACACGCGTGTGGAGTGGGAGCTTTTGCCTGCCAATGTGGATCGGGTTTTTAGTATCGCTGGTTCGGGGGCGCGCTGTTTACCGCTTTTGGCAAAAAAACCGAAAAACCTAGATGTGATTGATATGTCCGTCAGTCAGCTTTATTTGTGTGAACTGCGTTTGCAGGCGATGAAGAATCTTTCCTACGGGGAATATCTATTTTTAATGGGTTACCGCGGGGCTTTGCAAGGGGGTCCCAACGAAGGGGATGATCGCGAGGCCTTGTATCGTCGCTTAAAACTTTCGCCCGAAGCAACGGCTTATTGGAACGAACGTGTGAAGGGATGGAAGCCGAAAGGTTTTATTCTTTTAGGTCGGTGGGAATCGCACTTTCAAAAGATCGGTGTTTTATTTAGGGATTATTTAAAGTGTGATTTTACGAAAATCTTTGAAACACAAAGCTTGGCCGAACAAGCCGAGGCTTATGAAAAATATTGGCCGAAACTTCGCTGGAACAGCTTTATCCGAGTTGTTGCCAGTGAATATGTCTTTAATAAATTTCTTTATAAAGGACATTTCAGCGGTAAATCCGATCATCGCACGGAACAGCGCCCACCCTCGCAATTTATTATGGAAGAGTTTGAGCGTATCTTTAAAACTCAATTGGTGCGTAAAAATTATTTTATGCAGATTTTGTTTTTAGGAAAAATCGCTTACGAAGAGGGCCTGCCATTAGAAGCCCATGAAGATGTCGTAGAAGCGGTCAAAAAATCAAAAACCGAAATTCGGTACTTGCATGGCAACCTTTTAGAGGAGCTGCCAAAGCATGCCTATGATTTTATCTCTTTGTCAGACACGATTTCTTATCTGCCTCAGCAAGAGGCCAATCAGATTTTACAAAGACTGCATCCTGATACCAAGTCAGGCAGTCAGATGGTGATCCGCTCTTTTATGCGCGCACCCACGGCCATGGATCTAAAATCATGGCAAGAACTAGTAGATAAAAATATGTGGGCGCAGAACTTAGATGGAACTGGGGTTTACCAGTTCCATATTTTTAAGAAAAATTAA